In Candidatus Kerfeldbacteria bacterium, a single genomic region encodes these proteins:
- a CDS encoding glycosyltransferase, giving the protein MKILHAPFNVAGQPAIIAEAQRALGHTSDVLVFNDNYLHYHYDKNLAVAGRSTIHKTIIYLTNLFAALAHYDVFHFHFGGSLLPWNLDLQLERLLRKKVLMHYWGSDVIQTDIARHYTLWGPELLTKIYPNRNDDLQRKKLNKVKQIVNKTIVGDFSLLAYSPDSMVIRQAFNLSNVPFVGVLSKKNRINIVHAPTHRGIKGTSQINAAMKIICQRYPVDYQLIEHRPHSEAMALYAKADIIVDDLLHGPYGILAIECMALGKPVLARIDKKLVHYYPNLPIVNSNPDTIVDDIIRLITNWDLRKSLGIAGREYVKRHHNAHAIAQQLVDLYKSI; this is encoded by the coding sequence ATGAAAATTTTACATGCACCATTTAATGTAGCCGGACAGCCAGCAATAATAGCCGAGGCTCAACGTGCGCTGGGGCATACGAGTGATGTTTTGGTTTTTAATGATAATTATTTACACTATCATTATGACAAAAACCTTGCTGTTGCAGGTCGATCTACAATCCATAAAACCATTATTTATTTGACAAATCTCTTTGCTGCGCTTGCGCATTACGATGTATTTCACTTTCATTTTGGTGGGAGTTTGCTCCCCTGGAACCTTGACCTTCAACTTGAACGTTTGCTTAGAAAGAAAGTGTTAATGCACTATTGGGGATCAGATGTTATTCAAACAGACATTGCTCGCCACTACACTCTCTGGGGCCCAGAGTTACTAACAAAAATTTATCCTAATCGTAACGACGATTTACAAAGAAAAAAACTTAATAAAGTAAAACAAATTGTTAATAAAACTATTGTTGGCGACTTCTCATTATTAGCGTACTCACCTGACAGCATGGTCATTCGTCAGGCATTTAACTTATCCAACGTTCCTTTTGTCGGGGTGCTGTCAAAAAAGAACCGAATTAACATTGTTCATGCCCCAACTCATCGAGGAATCAAGGGTACCTCACAAATAAATGCAGCGATGAAAATAATCTGCCAACGGTACCCCGTCGACTATCAGCTTATTGAACATAGGCCTCATAGCGAAGCCATGGCTTTATATGCCAAGGCGGATATTATAGTTGATGACCTGCTGCACGGACCGTATGGCATACTTGCGATTGAGTGCATGGCATTGGGCAAACCAGTTTTGGCGCGTATTGATAAAAAGCTAGTCCATTACTATCCGAATCTTCCTATTGTAAATTCAAACCCGGACACAATAGTCGACGACATAATACGCCTTATCACCAATTGGGATCTAAGAAAAAGTCTTGGAATAGCCGGACGAGAGTACGTCAAAAGACACCATAATGCGCACGCTATCGCCCAGCAACTAGTAGACTTGTATAAATCAATCTGA
- the hisF gene encoding imidazole glycerol phosphate synthase subunit HisF: protein MLQTRAIPCLLKKGSSLVKTKQFGELQYIGDPVNTIQIFNNLAADEIIVLDITASVERRSPDLEFISQLTDECFMPFAYGGGVRTIDDMKRIFSLGVEKIIICSYAVESPQFIKDAALQFGNQSIIVSIDVKKNFLGRYHVYTHSATIDTKRNPVDFAQEMERSGAGEIFLNSINNDGMMHGFDLELINDISKVITIPLIACGGAGTLAHIKQAIDAGATAVAAGSLFVYQNGNRAVLINYPERQELDALFQNQ, encoded by the coding sequence ATGCTGCAAACCCGCGCCATCCCCTGCCTACTCAAAAAGGGTTCTTCGCTTGTAAAAACAAAACAATTTGGCGAACTGCAATATATTGGAGATCCAGTCAATACCATCCAAATTTTCAATAATCTTGCTGCCGATGAAATTATTGTTCTGGATATAACTGCATCGGTAGAACGGAGATCGCCTGACTTAGAATTTATCAGCCAATTGACAGATGAATGCTTTATGCCATTTGCATATGGTGGCGGTGTTCGTACCATTGATGACATGAAGCGAATTTTTAGCTTAGGGGTGGAAAAAATTATTATCTGCAGTTACGCGGTCGAATCGCCGCAGTTTATTAAAGACGCCGCCTTACAGTTTGGTAACCAAAGTATAATTGTATCAATCGATGTCAAAAAAAATTTTCTTGGTAGATATCACGTATATACCCATTCTGCTACGATAGATACGAAACGTAATCCGGTTGATTTTGCGCAAGAGATGGAACGTTCAGGAGCTGGAGAAATTTTCTTGAATTCAATCAATAATGATGGCATGATGCATGGTTTTGACCTTGAGCTTATCAATGACATTTCAAAAGTAATAACGATACCACTGATTGCCTGTGGCGGAGCGGGCACGCTCGCTCACATCAAACAAGCTATTGACGCTGGCGCAACGGCAGTTGCTGCCGGTAGTTTATTTGTATATCAAAATGGTAACCGTGCCGTGCTTATTAATTACCCAGAACGTCAGGAATTAGATGCATTATTTCAGAATCAATGA
- the hisH gene encoding imidazole glycerol phosphate synthase subunit HisH, with protein MPGIVIIDYDMGNVGSIRNMFKKIGHDVTISAKSEDILNATGLILPGVGAFDTGMASLAARNIIPLLKKRALDDHIPVLGICLGMQLLTDSSEEGSLPGLGLVPGKTIKFNFTSTENKSLRIPHMGWNTTTVQKKNRLFTGLEAESRFYFVHSYHVVCANQEDILTTTPYGFEFCSSLQKNNIYGVQFHPEKSHKFGMQLLSNFFSITQSL; from the coding sequence ATGCCGGGTATTGTCATCATTGATTATGACATGGGTAATGTCGGATCAATCCGAAACATGTTCAAGAAAATTGGACACGACGTTACAATTTCCGCAAAATCAGAAGATATTCTCAATGCTACCGGCCTCATATTACCAGGCGTCGGCGCTTTTGATACTGGTATGGCTAGCCTTGCTGCTCGAAATATAATACCGCTGCTCAAAAAGCGAGCCCTTGACGATCATATTCCGGTCTTGGGCATTTGTCTTGGCATGCAACTATTAACTGACAGTAGTGAAGAAGGCTCTCTCCCCGGGCTCGGTTTAGTACCTGGCAAAACAATTAAATTCAATTTTACGAGTACTGAAAATAAATCACTCCGCATCCCCCACATGGGATGGAATACGACTACAGTGCAAAAAAAGAACCGGCTATTTACCGGGCTCGAAGCAGAATCCCGTTTTTACTTTGTCCACTCATACCACGTGGTCTGTGCCAACCAGGAAGATATATTGACCACGACACCGTACGGTTTTGAATTTTGTTCCTCATTACAAAAAAATAATATATATGGGGTACAATTTCACCCAGAAAAAAGTCACAAATTTGGGATGCAACTTCTTTCTAACTTTTTTAGTATTACTCAATCATTGTAA
- a CDS encoding Gfo/Idh/MocA family oxidoreductase yields the protein MSKGKLKVAVIGVGNMGRHHARNYYEMKECNLVAICDIDPTKAELAKQYSCAFYTDFRRMLKNEKIDAISIAVPTKHHFAIAMHCIKDRKHVLVEKPIAASVSDARRMIALAAKMKVTFTVGHIERFNPGVQKMHELINQGKLGSIISIISKRVGPFAPRIKDSGVLIDLAVHDIDIIGHLLHKLPTHVTVNGGKAINKKIDDFAEIFLRYGNQSGYIQVNWITPVIIRELHVTGTKGYAHLNYITQELGFYKSRYKEQFNNYGDFVIQFGKSHRLNVPIQSHEPLRRELQSFLANITRHTRPVVSGQDGLEALRIALRALHTIKYA from the coding sequence ATGAGCAAAGGCAAACTCAAGGTCGCCGTCATCGGCGTGGGAAACATGGGTCGCCACCACGCACGAAATTATTATGAAATGAAAGAATGTAATCTGGTGGCGATCTGCGACATTGATCCAACAAAAGCAGAATTAGCCAAACAGTATAGCTGTGCTTTTTATACTGACTTTCGGCGTATGCTGAAAAATGAAAAAATTGACGCGATTTCCATTGCCGTTCCCACCAAACATCACTTTGCAATAGCAATGCACTGCATTAAAGACAGAAAGCATGTTCTCGTCGAAAAGCCAATTGCTGCTTCCGTTTCTGATGCGAGACGGATGATAGCTTTAGCTGCCAAAATGAAAGTAACGTTTACCGTTGGTCATATTGAACGATTCAATCCTGGTGTACAAAAAATGCACGAGCTGATAAACCAAGGTAAGCTCGGCTCAATCATTTCCATAATTTCTAAGCGGGTCGGTCCATTCGCGCCGCGCATCAAAGATTCGGGTGTGTTGATTGATCTAGCAGTGCATGATATTGACATCATTGGCCACCTGCTTCATAAACTGCCGACCCATGTCACGGTAAATGGGGGCAAAGCCATTAATAAGAAAATTGATGACTTTGCGGAAATATTTCTTCGTTATGGAAACCAATCCGGATATATCCAAGTAAACTGGATCACTCCGGTGATCATCCGAGAATTGCATGTTACGGGCACCAAGGGATACGCTCATCTAAACTACATTACCCAAGAATTAGGATTCTATAAATCACGTTACAAAGAACAGTTTAATAATTACGGAGATTTTGTTATTCAGTTCGGCAAATCACACCGTCTCAATGTACCAATCCAATCCCATGAGCCATTGCGCAGAGAATTGCAATCATTTTTAGCAAATATAACCCGCCACACACGACCCGTAGTCTCGGGACAAGATGGGCTCGAAGCTCTCCGCATTGCTCTTCGTGCATTACATACCATCAAATATGCTTAA
- a CDS encoding DegT/DnrJ/EryC1/StrS family aminotransferase: protein MIKLIIPEVSLKAVARDYEKIFKSGMLTQGPYVKLFEKKVARMIGVRYAFATTSATTALHLSLAALGIGPGDEVLVADFTFPATANVVVQLGAKPVLVDVRTDDFTIDIHDLKSKITRRTKAIMPVDTFGYPANMPAIINVAKRHKLHVIEDAACSIGARIAGRYCGSFPTMGCFSFHPRKSITTGEGGMLTTNDSTLAKTISVLRNHGGVFNESRGYYDYVEAGFNYRMSEIQAALGLSQFAQIKTIIKNRRHVAAIYNKAFAHHPYITPPTEQKGRLHTYQSYVVKLHPDIPRDALMKKMRNRGIEVTLGTYSLHMQPFFRKKYGYRPGALPNSQAAFEHAMTLPLHARMTQAQLSSVIKTLNKTIEEYV from the coding sequence ATGATTAAACTCATTATCCCCGAAGTTTCACTGAAAGCCGTAGCGCGAGATTACGAAAAAATATTTAAGTCCGGCATGCTAACGCAGGGTCCGTACGTGAAACTATTTGAAAAAAAAGTTGCGCGCATGATTGGTGTACGCTACGCGTTTGCCACTACCTCGGCTACAACCGCGCTACATCTTTCCTTAGCGGCGCTTGGCATCGGCCCAGGTGATGAGGTCTTGGTGGCTGATTTTACCTTTCCCGCAACAGCAAACGTTGTGGTTCAATTAGGGGCAAAACCGGTTCTCGTTGATGTCCGAACCGATGACTTCACCATCGACATACATGACCTCAAAAGTAAAATAACACGCCGCACAAAAGCAATTATGCCAGTGGATACGTTCGGCTATCCAGCAAATATGCCAGCAATTATCAACGTTGCCAAACGCCATAAACTGCATGTCATCGAAGATGCGGCGTGCTCGATCGGCGCTCGCATCGCCGGCCGGTATTGCGGGAGCTTCCCTACCATGGGTTGCTTTAGCTTTCACCCCCGCAAATCAATCACCACAGGCGAGGGTGGCATGCTGACGACTAATGACAGCACCTTAGCAAAAACGATTTCAGTGTTACGAAACCACGGAGGCGTTTTCAATGAATCTCGAGGTTACTATGACTACGTCGAAGCTGGCTTTAATTACCGCATGTCCGAAATTCAGGCAGCCCTTGGTCTCAGCCAATTTGCGCAAATTAAAACAATTATTAAAAACCGTCGGCATGTAGCGGCCATTTACAATAAAGCATTTGCTCATCACCCTTACATTACTCCTCCGACTGAGCAAAAGGGACGTCTGCACACATACCAATCATACGTCGTGAAATTACATCCAGACATACCCCGCGATGCACTCATGAAGAAAATGCGCAACCGTGGCATTGAAGTTACGCTCGGCACTTACTCACTTCACATGCAGCCATTCTTTAGAAAAAAATACGGCTACCGACCTGGCGCATTACCAAATTCACAAGCGGCATTCGAACACGCCATGACCCTACCTCTTCACGCACGCATGACCCAAGCACAGCTCAGCAGTGTCATCAAAACGCTGAATAAAACTATTGAAGAATACGTATGA
- a CDS encoding N-acetyltransferase, translating to MPTDYFAHESSYIDEGAKIGTETKIWHFCHIMSGAIIGAHCSLGQNVNVAGGAVVGNHVKIQNNVSIYDGVTVEDYVFCGPSMVFTNDPTPRAKFPLGRTNYKKTILKEGSSIGANATIVCGNTIGKSAFIGSGSVVTKDIPDYAIAYGNPARVHGWICECGSKLVFADEKAICARCSSNYLKKDDHVTKQ from the coding sequence ATGCCCACTGACTACTTTGCCCACGAATCGAGCTATATCGACGAAGGTGCCAAAATCGGAACCGAAACTAAGATTTGGCATTTTTGCCACATTATGTCTGGCGCCATAATCGGGGCTCACTGTTCACTGGGGCAGAACGTAAATGTCGCCGGCGGAGCAGTGGTAGGTAATCACGTGAAGATCCAGAACAATGTTTCAATATATGACGGAGTTACTGTTGAAGACTATGTCTTTTGTGGGCCTTCAATGGTTTTTACGAATGACCCAACCCCGCGCGCAAAATTTCCGCTTGGTCGAACTAATTATAAAAAAACGATTTTAAAAGAAGGCTCAAGTATTGGTGCGAATGCAACCATTGTGTGTGGCAACACCATTGGCAAATCTGCTTTTATTGGATCGGGTTCAGTAGTCACAAAAGACATCCCTGACTATGCTATTGCTTATGGCAACCCTGCTCGCGTTCATGGCTGGATATGTGAGTGCGGTAGTAAACTTGTTTTTGCGGATGAAAAAGCTATCTGTGCAAGATGTAGCAGTAATTACCTAAAAAAAGATGACCACGTAACTAAACAATAA
- a CDS encoding GDP-mannose 4,6-dehydratase: MLNFRGKNILITGGAGFIGSHLIDQLITEQPRNIIVVDNLFLGKLANLKDAQKNFPRLIFYRHDASDYSFMKRLVAKHRIHVIYNLATKALPYSFTDPEDAYLINVKLSTTLLRLLLDKQYQTLIHFSSSEAYGSSLTSSMSELHPLVPHTPYAAGKASADLQVMAWRHFFKLDIAIIRPFNNYGPRQNEGMYAGVIPITIKRIMKGQPPILQGDGKQTRDFIYVTDTARAAIAIYKNPRTRGTILNIASGKELSIKKIIASISKLMNYHGPVIKKPSRTADVRRHLANVSMAKKILHFKQSISFTTGIAKTIEWYKHSV, encoded by the coding sequence ATGCTTAACTTTCGAGGAAAAAATATTTTGATAACCGGTGGCGCTGGATTTATCGGTAGTCACTTAATTGATCAGTTAATAACCGAGCAGCCACGAAACATCATCGTCGTAGACAATCTTTTTCTTGGCAAGCTGGCTAATTTGAAGGATGCTCAAAAGAATTTTCCTCGGCTTATCTTTTACCGTCATGACGCTTCAGATTACTCATTTATGAAGCGGCTGGTTGCCAAGCATCGGATTCATGTCATTTACAATCTCGCTACCAAGGCTCTCCCCTATTCTTTCACCGATCCCGAGGATGCATATCTGATAAACGTAAAACTTTCAACCACCTTATTGCGTCTTTTGCTCGATAAACAATACCAGACACTGATTCACTTTTCTTCGTCTGAAGCATACGGTTCCTCACTGACTTCATCAATGTCAGAACTGCATCCATTGGTCCCCCACACACCCTATGCCGCAGGCAAGGCCTCGGCTGACCTCCAAGTCATGGCTTGGCGCCATTTCTTTAAGCTTGATATTGCCATTATTCGCCCTTTTAATAATTATGGCCCGCGGCAAAATGAAGGAATGTATGCCGGCGTCATCCCCATTACCATTAAACGAATTATGAAAGGTCAGCCACCCATTCTCCAGGGTGACGGAAAGCAAACTAGAGATTTTATTTATGTGACGGATACGGCACGTGCGGCGATCGCAATCTACAAAAATCCACGTACCCGTGGCACTATTCTCAATATTGCAAGTGGTAAAGAATTATCAATCAAAAAAATTATTGCATCAATCTCAAAGTTAATGAATTACCACGGTCCAGTTATTAAAAAACCCAGTCGTACTGCTGATGTCCGCCGACATCTCGCCAATGTGTCAATGGCAAAAAAAATTCTTCATTTTAAACAGTCGATTTCATTTACCACCGGAATTGCTAAAACGATCGAATGGTATAAGCATAGCGTATAA
- a CDS encoding N-acetyl sugar amidotransferase, translating into MQTCTRCIYDDHIPNISFDHEGICNYCRQIEVLEHDYPNGRVGEEKFSQMVEEIKRAGKGKKYDCIIGVSGGCDSSYLVYIAKKYGLRPLAAHFDNTWNSSIATDNIKKVLKKLDVDLFTYVIDNDEFNDLAHSFLDASVPEIDSLSDVALTTVHYMAAAKYNIKYILDGHNFRTEGMTPLGWFYFDGKYVSDIHKKFGKLPMKTYPNLWFHKWMKWLLINRPKRIRPLYYLDYDKEKVKEFLTKEFDWEWYHGHHMENKYTLFCDNYIMPRKFKIDLRYVEFSALIRSGQMTREQALLDIQTPPPVSEELITEVKKRLKISDSEFDAIMSKPLKTAKDYKTYHQLFRWLRPFFWLMLQADLIPKSFYIKYTK; encoded by the coding sequence ATGCAAACCTGTACTCGTTGTATCTACGATGATCATATACCGAATATTTCCTTTGACCACGAAGGTATTTGTAATTACTGTCGTCAAATTGAGGTCCTAGAGCACGATTATCCAAATGGGAGGGTCGGTGAGGAAAAATTTTCTCAGATGGTAGAGGAAATCAAACGCGCGGGAAAAGGAAAAAAATATGATTGCATTATCGGTGTCAGCGGCGGATGCGATTCATCCTACCTCGTATATATTGCGAAGAAATATGGTCTGCGACCTTTAGCGGCTCATTTTGATAATACTTGGAATTCATCAATCGCAACTGATAACATCAAAAAGGTTCTAAAGAAACTCGATGTCGACTTATTTACCTATGTAATTGATAATGATGAATTCAATGATCTAGCACATTCATTTTTAGACGCTTCAGTCCCCGAAATTGACTCGCTGTCCGATGTGGCACTGACGACCGTTCACTATATGGCGGCAGCAAAGTACAATATTAAATATATCCTTGATGGTCATAATTTTCGTACCGAGGGCATGACGCCGCTTGGGTGGTTTTACTTTGATGGCAAATACGTCTCCGATATTCATAAAAAATTTGGAAAGTTGCCAATGAAAACCTATCCTAACCTTTGGTTCCATAAATGGATGAAGTGGTTACTTATTAATCGACCTAAGCGGATCCGTCCGCTGTATTACCTCGACTATGATAAGGAAAAAGTGAAAGAATTCCTGACCAAAGAATTTGACTGGGAATGGTACCATGGACACCATATGGAAAATAAATACACACTTTTTTGTGATAATTACATAATGCCTCGAAAATTCAAAATCGACCTACGCTACGTCGAATTTTCAGCATTGATTCGTTCAGGACAAATGACACGCGAACAGGCATTACTAGACATTCAAACCCCTCCGCCGGTGAGCGAAGAATTAATTACCGAGGTAAAAAAACGACTAAAGATTTCTGACAGTGAATTTGACGCTATTATGTCAAAACCACTGAAAACAGCAAAAGACTACAAAACATACCATCAGCTATTTCGTTGGCTGAGACCATTTTTTTGGCTAATGCTCCAGGCCGACTTAATCCCCAAAAGCTTCTACATTAAATACACCAAATAA
- a CDS encoding acyltransferase, whose amino-acid sequence MNQRPTRTSHGTGEFSQDQFAHYGSNVVIEPGVLVFHPENIFLDNGVYIGHNTILKGYHRNTMRIGAGTWIGQQCFFHSAGGISIGEDVGIGPGVKILTSTHDIAELDRPIIQATQLITKPVTIKEWSDIGVNAIIMPGVTIGRGAQIGAGAVVTKDVPDFEVWGGVPAKLIRKRK is encoded by the coding sequence ATGAACCAACGCCCGACCCGAACCAGTCACGGGACTGGTGAATTTAGTCAAGACCAGTTTGCTCATTACGGGTCCAATGTTGTCATTGAGCCAGGAGTATTAGTATTCCATCCTGAAAATATTTTTTTGGATAATGGAGTGTACATTGGACATAACACAATTCTCAAAGGGTACCACCGCAACACTATGCGTATCGGTGCCGGCACCTGGATTGGGCAGCAGTGCTTTTTTCATAGCGCGGGTGGTATTTCCATCGGTGAAGACGTCGGCATCGGACCAGGAGTAAAAATACTTACCTCAACCCATGATATTGCAGAGTTAGATCGACCTATCATCCAGGCCACCCAGCTGATTACAAAACCAGTCACGATCAAGGAGTGGAGCGATATTGGCGTAAACGCCATAATTATGCCTGGCGTTACTATTGGGCGAGGCGCCCAAATTGGTGCAGGCGCGGTCGTTACCAAAGATGTACCTGATTTTGAAGTCTGGGGAGGGGTGCCCGCAAAATTAATTAGAAAAAGAAAATAA
- a CDS encoding DegT/DnrJ/EryC1/StrS family aminotransferase — protein MKLVDLHRQYTSIKKPIDAAIKRIINSTDFILGKDVDELEHAIAKFCKVPYAVGLNSGTDALLFALRALGIKRGDEVITTPFTFIATAEMIALEGARPVFADIDPATFNIDPKEIEKHITKRTKAIIPVHLYGQPAAMQAIMKIAHKHKLPVIEDAAQAIGAKIANQPVCTFGEVGCLSFFPAKNLGCYGDGGMLLTRDKKVADRVRMMLNHGSRIRYHHEFIGDSSRLDNLQAAILNAKLPYLNGWNKKRAAVARLYNTLLKSPVITPYVPKGFTSVFQQYTIRIPNRTAVRKRLEKLGIPTAIHYPIPLHLQPAIKKLKLGYRQGDFPHSEKASREVLSLPMYPEITKSEIITVARAINQAVHV, from the coding sequence ATGAAACTCGTCGACCTTCACCGCCAGTATACGTCAATTAAAAAACCGATTGATGCTGCAATTAAACGAATCATCAATTCGACTGATTTTATTCTAGGGAAAGATGTTGATGAACTAGAACACGCTATCGCTAAATTCTGCAAGGTACCTTATGCAGTAGGACTTAATTCTGGAACTGACGCACTCTTATTTGCTCTCCGAGCTCTCGGTATCAAACGAGGCGATGAAGTAATTACCACTCCCTTCACCTTTATCGCTACTGCGGAAATGATTGCGCTTGAGGGAGCTCGACCAGTTTTTGCCGATATTGACCCTGCCACCTTTAATATTGACCCCAAAGAGATTGAAAAACATATTACTAAGCGCACTAAGGCCATAATTCCAGTTCACCTTTACGGCCAGCCAGCTGCGATGCAGGCGATTATGAAAATAGCCCACAAACATAAGCTACCCGTTATCGAAGACGCCGCGCAGGCAATCGGCGCGAAGATAGCAAATCAGCCGGTATGCACCTTTGGTGAAGTGGGTTGTTTGTCTTTCTTTCCAGCAAAAAATTTAGGATGCTACGGTGATGGTGGGATGCTTTTAACGCGCGACAAAAAAGTTGCTGATCGAGTCCGGATGATGCTCAATCACGGATCTCGCATCCGCTACCACCATGAATTTATCGGCGATTCTTCGCGATTAGACAATCTTCAAGCGGCAATTCTGAATGCTAAACTCCCCTACTTAAATGGCTGGAACAAAAAAAGAGCTGCGGTTGCTCGTTTATATAATACCCTATTAAAATCACCAGTCATCACCCCGTATGTACCAAAAGGGTTCACTTCGGTCTTTCAGCAGTACACGATTCGCATCCCGAATCGGACGGCGGTTCGTAAACGATTGGAGAAATTAGGGATACCCACTGCTATTCACTATCCCATCCCACTGCATCTCCAGCCGGCCATCAAAAAATTAAAACTTGGATACCGCCAAGGTGATTTTCCTCATTCGGAAAAAGCCAGCCGCGAAGTATTATCGCTTCCGATGTACCCAGAAATAACTAAATCTGAAATTATCACGGTAGCTCGCGCTATCAACCAAGCAGTACACGTATGA
- a CDS encoding oligosaccharide flippase family protein: MSTYSSFTKQLSLVGILQVLIRLRAIFILPLITKILGVVEYGMWSQFTVSMEFLFPIISLGLTGALTRFLAAERDRQKIREGFYSILAIMLGLAVLAVLLIVTFGSFLADRFFDGSLSLLYLLCATLILFTIIQLGLAYFRTFKQTVKYSVLFLSESYGGLILIYFMVTGGYHIYDILFGLFLLKLLKFFVIAYFIVRDIGIGIPRFGHIREYMHFSTPSVPSNISGKAVQLSDRYVIAYYLGLGAVGIYTPAYTLGTMISMLVEPFAFILSPFLADAFDNKREDQVRTFIHYSFKYFLVIGIPLVVGLSVLAKPLLLVLSTPEIAEKAYMITPYVAIAILFYGLTSIISEIYSLFKKTRQIAQAWVIAGVINIGLNLLLVPRYGIRAAAVTTLVAFAIVFFILYFQGKRLLSFTFDWVIIGKSVALSGLFGLMLLIFQPYSLLSLVLAVVLSTIFYGAGIYMTQAITKTEITFFKSLLGKSKNSVIGPSD; the protein is encoded by the coding sequence ATGTCGACGTATTCATCATTTACGAAACAATTAAGCCTGGTTGGCATACTGCAAGTACTTATTCGATTGCGGGCGATTTTTATTTTACCCCTAATTACAAAAATACTTGGTGTTGTTGAATATGGTATGTGGTCTCAATTTACAGTAAGTATGGAGTTTTTATTTCCTATTATATCGCTTGGATTGACCGGCGCATTGACACGTTTTTTAGCCGCTGAACGAGATAGACAAAAAATCAGGGAAGGTTTTTATTCCATTTTAGCAATTATGCTCGGATTAGCCGTTCTCGCCGTTTTGCTAATTGTCACCTTTGGTAGCTTTTTGGCTGATCGTTTTTTTGATGGGAGCCTATCACTTTTATATTTGTTATGCGCAACATTAATCTTATTTACCATTATTCAACTTGGGCTTGCGTATTTTCGTACTTTTAAACAAACAGTCAAATATTCAGTTCTTTTTCTATCGGAAAGTTATGGAGGACTAATATTGATTTACTTTATGGTTACCGGTGGTTATCACATTTATGATATTCTATTTGGATTATTTTTACTAAAACTTTTAAAGTTTTTTGTTATCGCGTATTTTATTGTAAGAGATATTGGCATTGGAATCCCACGGTTTGGGCATATTCGCGAATATATGCATTTTAGTACACCCTCAGTACCGTCAAATATTTCAGGTAAGGCAGTACAATTAAGTGATCGTTATGTTATTGCTTATTACCTCGGTCTTGGCGCGGTCGGTATTTATACACCAGCTTATACACTTGGAACCATGATATCTATGTTGGTAGAGCCTTTTGCGTTTATTTTAAGTCCTTTTTTGGCTGACGCATTTGATAATAAGCGAGAAGATCAAGTTCGTACATTTATACATTATTCATTTAAGTATTTTTTGGTTATTGGGATTCCATTAGTTGTTGGTCTTTCAGTGCTAGCAAAACCTTTGCTTTTGGTCCTATCAACACCAGAAATCGCTGAAAAGGCCTATATGATTACTCCCTATGTCGCCATCGCAATTTTGTTTTACGGTCTTACCTCAATCATAAGTGAAATATACTCATTATTTAAAAAAACACGTCAGATCGCCCAAGCATGGGTTATTGCCGGTGTTATAAATATTGGGTTAAATCTTCTGTTGGTGCCACGCTACGGGATTCGGGCAGCTGCGGTGACTACATTAGTTGCCTTCGCTATCGTATTTTTTATTTTGTACTTTCAGGGAAAGCGACTTCTTTCTTTCACTTTTGACTGGGTCATTATTGGAAAAAGCGTGGCACTTAGTGGGTTATTCGGCTTGATGTTGCTTATTTTCCAACCATACTCATTACTTAGCTTGGTGCTTGCGGTTGTATTAAGTACCATATTCTATGGTGCTGGTATTTATATGACGCAAGCAATCACAAAAACTGAAATCACTTTTTTTAAAAGCTTATTAGGCAAGAGTAAGAATTCTGTTATTGGTCCCTCAGATTGA